A region of the Pseudomonas anguilliseptica genome:
GCCGGCACCCTGGGCCTGGGCAAGCTGGTGGCGTTCTATGACGACAACGGCATCTCCATCGACGGCGAAGTCGAAGGCTGGTTCACCGACGACACCCCGGCGCGTTTCGAAGCCTACGGCTGGCAGGTGATCCGCAATGTCGACGGCCACGACGCCGACGAAATCAAGATGGCCATCGAGACCGCACGCAAGACCAGCGACCGTCCGACCCTGATCTGCTGCAAGACCACTATCGGCTTCGGTTCGCCGAACAAGCAGGGCAAGGAAGAGTGCCACGGCGCACCGCTGGGCAACGATGAAATCGCCCTGACCCGCGCCACCCTGGGCTGGAACCATGGCCCGTTCGAAATCCCGGCGGATATCTACGCCGAGTGGGATGCCAAACAAGCCGGTGCCGCTGCCGAAGCGGCCTGGAACGACAAGTTCGCTGCTTACGCCGCCGCCTACCCGGAGCTGGCCAGCGAGTTCAAACGCCGTATCAGCGGTGAGCTGCCGGCTGATTTCGCCGAGAAAGCCGCTGCCTATATCAAGGACGTCGCCGAGAAGGGCGAAACCATTGCCAGCCGCAAGGCCAGCCAGAACACCCTGAATGCCTTTGGCCCATTGCTGCCGGAATTCCTCGGTGGCTCGGCGGACCTGGCCGGCTCCAACCTGACCCTGTGGAAAGGCTGCAAGGGTGTGTCGGCAGACGACGCGTCTGGCAACTACATGTTCTACGGCGTGCGCGAGTTCGGCATGAGCTCGATCATGAACGGCGTGGCCCTGCACGGTGGCTTCGTGCCCTACGGCGCGACCTTCCTGATCTTTATGGAATACGCGCGCAACGCGGTGCGCATGTCGGCGCTGATGAAACAGCGTGTGCTCTATGTGTTCACCCACGACTCCATTGGTCTGGGCGAAGACGGCCCGACTCACCAGCCAATCGAGCAGCTGGCCAGCCTGCGCGGCACGCCGAACCTCGACACCTGGCGCCCATGCGACGCCGTTGAGTCTGCCGTGGCGTGGAAATACGCCATTGAGCGCAACGACGGCCCGAGCGCGCTGATCTTCAGTCGGCAGAACCTGCCGCACCAGAGCCGCGATGCTCAGCAGCTGGCGGATGTCGCCCGCGGTGGTTATGTGCTGAAAGACTGCGCCGGCGAGCCGGAGCTGATCCTGATCGCCACCGGTTCGGAAGTCGGTCTGGCCATGCAGGCGGCGGCCAAGCTGGAAGAGCAGGGCCGCAAGGTGCGCGTCGTGTCGATGCCATCGACCAGCGTGTTCGACCAGCAGGACGCCGGCTACAAGCAGGCCGTACTGCCGCTGCAGGTCAGCGCGCGTATCGCCATCGAAGCCTCGCATGCCGACTACTGGTACAAGTACGTGGGTCTGGAGGGTCGCATCATCGGCATGACCACCTTCGGTGAGTCGGCCCCGGCGCCGGCGCTGTTCGAGGAGTTCGGCTTTACCGTCGAAAACATCCTGGAAACCGCCGCCGAGCTGCTCGACGCCTGAGTGAGAACGACGCAGTAGGGTGGATGACGCTCTTTTCATCCACCGTCACCCAGGCGGTGGATCGATAAAGCGCGATCCTCCCTACGGCTCATCCGAGACCTCCTATGTCCAAGCGCCCCTATCGAATTGCCCTCAACGGTTACGGCCGTATTGGCCGCTGCGTGCTGCGCGCGTTGCATGAGCGCGGTGCGGGAGCGCAGTTGGAAATCGTCGCGCTGAATGATCTTGCCGAACAGGCCAGCATCGAATACCTGACCCGTTTCGACTCCACTCATGGGCGTTTCCCCGGTGAGGTGAAGGTCGACGGCGATTGCCTGCATATCAACGGCGACTGCGTAAAAGTACTGCGTCAGGCCAGCCCGGAAGCCATCGACTGGGCAGCGCTGGATATCGACCTGCTGCTCGAATGCTCCGGTCAATACACCAGCCGCAGCGAAGCGCAGCGCTTTATTGAGGCTGGCGCGCCGCGCGTGCTGCTGTCACAACCGATGGCCAGTGAAGCCGATATCGACGCCACGGTGGTCTACGGGGTCAATCAGGATTGCCTGAGCGGCGCCGAGCTACTGGTGTCCAACGCCTCCTGCACCACCAACTGCGGCGTACCGCTGCTCAAGCTGCTGAATGAGACGGTGGGCATCGACTATGTGTCGATCACCACCATCCACTCGGCGATGAACGACCAGCCGGTAATCGACGCCTACCACCACGAAGACCTGCGCCGCACGCGCTCGGCCTTTCAGTCGGTGATTCCGGTGTCTACTGGCCTGGCCCGTGGTGTCGAGCGCCTGCTGCCGGAACTCAGCGGGCGTATCCAGGCCAAAGCCATTCGTGTGCCGACGGTGAATGTCTCGTGCTTGGACATCACCCTGCAGACCGCGCGTGACACCTCCACCGAGGAGATCAACCGCGTGTTGCGCCAGGCCGCGGAAAGCGGCCCGCTCAAGGGCTTGCTGGCCTACACCGAACTGCCGCACGCCAGTTGCGACTTCAACCATGACCCGCACTCGGCCATCGTCGATGGCAGCCAGACCCGCGTCTCCGGGCCGCGTCTGGTCAACCTGCTGGCCTGGTTCGACAACGAGTGGGGGTTTGCCAACCGCATGCTCGATGTCGCCGAACACTTTCTCTCCCTGACTACTCCAGCCCCCGTGAAGGACTGAACTATGACCGTTCTGAAGATGACCGACCTCGACCTCGCCGGTAAGCGCGTGCTGATCCGCGAAGACCTCAACGTGCCGGTAAAAGACGGCGCGGTGAAGAGCGCCGCGCGCATCCTCGCCTCCCTGCCGACCATCAAACTGGCATTGGAGAAGGGCGCAGCGGTCATGGTCTGCTCGCACCTGGGGCGTCCGACCGAGGGCGAATTCAGCGAAGAGAACAGCCTGGCGCCGGTCGCGGCCTACCTGAGCAAGGCCTTGGGCCGCGACGTACCGCTGGTAAAAGATTACCTCGGCGGCGTTGAGCTCAAGGCGGGCGAGATCGTGTTGTTCGAGAACGTGCGCTTCAACAAGGGCGAGAAAAAGAACGCCGATGAACTGGCCCAGCAGTACGCAGCGCTGTGCGACGTGTTCGTCATGGACGCCTTCGGTACCGCTCACCGCGCTGAGGGTTCGACCCATGGTGTGGCCAAGTTCGCCAAGGTCGCCTGCGCCGGCCCGCTGCTGGCGGCCGAGCTGGAAGCCCTGGGCAAGGCGCTGGGTAACCCGGCCAAGCCAATGGCCGCGATCGTTGCCGGCTCCAAGGTGTCGACCAAGCTCGACGTTCTGAACAGCCTGAGCCAGATCTGCGACCAGCTGATCGTCGGTGGCGGTATCGCCAACACCTTCCTTGCCGCCGCAGGTTTCCCTGTAGGCAAGTCGCTGTACGAGGCTGATCTGGTTGAGGCCGCCAAGGCCATCGCCGCCAAGGTCAGCGTGCCGCTGCCGGTTGACGTGGTCGTCGCCAAAGCCTTCGCTGAAGACGCCGAAGCCACCGTCAAGCTGGTGGCTGATGTGGCTGAAGACGACATGATTCTAGATATCGGCCCGCAAACTGCCGCGCAGTTTGCCGAGTTGCTGAAATCCTCGAAAACCATCCTGTGGAACGGCCCGGTCGGGGTGTTCGAGTTCGACCAGTTCGGCAACGGCACCAAGGTGCTGGCCCAGGCCATCGCCGAAAGCCCGGCGTTCTCCATCGCCGGTGGCGGCGACACCCTGGCGGCCATCGACAAATACAGTGTTGGCGCTCAGATCAGCTATATCTCCACTGGTGGCGGCGCCTTCCTCGAGTTCGTCGAGGGCAAGGTATTGCCGGCTGTTGAAGTGCTGGAACAACGCGCTAAGGCATAAGCAGCCTGATCATGGAGCGAGCCCCGATGATGAAGCGGATTACCCTGCTGACGTTGCTCAGCCTGCTTGGCGCCTGCGCCAGTCAGCCGGCACCGTCGGATAACTGGACGCGCTGGGTGTGCGACAGCCAAACCGAAGTGCTCTGGCGTTTTGCCGACAGCAGCCGTGAGTCCGTTGATGTGCGTTTGGGCGGTGGCGATATCGTCTATCGCCTGACCCAGGAGCCTGCCGGTTCGGGTGCGTTGTACAGCGACGGCCTGTTGTCCTTTCATACCAAGGGCGAAGAAGGGCTGGTCTACTGGACGGCCAAGGATGACCTGATCGGCCGCGGCTGCAAGGCACCCTGACAATGACTTGAACACAGGCCGGGTTCACCCCCGGTCTTAATGACTTGAATAGCGCCTGCCCCTGCGGCAGGCTTGCACGATTAACGAGCCCCACCGGGAGAAAGAACACCATGGCACTTATCAGCATGCGCCAGATGCTCGACCACGCCGCCGAATTCGGCTACGGCGTGCCGGCCTTCAACGTCAACAACCTCGAGCAGATGCGCGCGATCATGGAAGCGGCCGACAAGACCGATTCTCCGGTGATCGTCCAGGCTTCCGCCGGTGCCCGCAAATACGCCGGTGCGCCGTTCCTGCGCCACCTGATCCTGGCGGCTATCGAAGAATTCCCGCATATCCCGGTGTGCATGCACCAGGACCACGGCACCAGCCCCGACGTGTGCCAGCGTTCGATCCAACTAGGTTTCAGCTCGGTGATGATGGACGGCTCGCTGAAGGAAGACGGCAAGACCCCGGCCGACTACGACTACAACGTGCGCGTCACCCAGCAGACTGTGGCGTTTGCCCACGCCTGCGGCGTGTCGGTGGAAGGTGAGCTGGGTTGCCTGGGCAGCCTGGAAACCGGCATGGCCGGCGAAGAAGACGGCGTCGGCGCCGAAGGCGTGCTGGATCACAGCCAGATGCTCACCGACCCGGAAGAAGCCGCCGACTTCGTCAAGCGCACCCAGGTCGATGCCCTGGCCATCGCCATCGGCACCAGCCACGGCGCCTACAAGTTCACCAAGCCGCCGACCGGTGACATCCTCGCCATCGACCGCATCAAGGAAATCCACAAGCGCATCCCCAACACCCACCTGGTGATGCACGGCTCGAGCTCGGTGCCGCAAGAGTGGCTGGCGATCATCAACCAGTACGGCGGCGACATCAAAGAAACCTACGGCGTGCCGGTCGAGGAAATCGTCGAAGGCATCAAGTACGGTGTGCGCAAGGTCAACATCGACACCGACCTGCGCCTGGCGTCCACCGGTGCCATGCGCCGCCTGATGGCCACCAACCCGAGCGAGTTCGACCCGCGCAAGTTCTTCGGCGCCACCGTTACCGCCATGCGCGACATCTGCATCGCCCGTTACGAAGCCTTCGGCACCGCCGGTAATGCCTCGAAGATCAAACCGATCTCCCTGGAAGGCATGTTCCAGCGTTATGCCAAGGGTGAGCTGGCCGCCAAGGTCAATTAACCCCAGACGATCAGCTGCGCGTCGGCGCTACGGCGTTGAAAGCAGCCTCGGAATGCTCATGTACAACTCGTACACTCCGCTTCCTCGGCTGCTTTCGCCTTGTATCGCTCTAGCTCGCAAGATCGTGCGTAATTTGTACTGAGAGCCCCGCCGATGCGGGGCTTTTTGTTATTCGGGGGGAGATTCATGACGAGGTTGATCGCGCTGTTGGTCGTACTCATGGCATTAGCCGGCTGTGCCAGCCAGCCGCCGGTGAACGAGCCGACTGCGCCAGTGGTTGTGCCGAGTGATCCGCAGCAATGCCTTACTCGCGCGGAGTGCACCACCAAGCTGTCGCGCACGCTGCTGTTCATCTTCGACTACGCCGCAGCTGGCGCGCCGCTGGTGCAGCGCGAGGGGCGGTTGCTGTTTACCCCGGCCGATGCGCCGGTCAGCGACTGGCCGGCGTTGTATGTCCGCCTGGCCGAAGCCGAGCGGAGCGCCTTTGCCTTCAATGCGCAGTGCCGGACAACGGCTTGTCGCCTGACGGCCGCGCAGCTCTTGCAGGTTTACCGCAGTTATTTGCGTGGGCAACCCTGTGAGTTTCATGCCGATGCTCGGCCTTGTGTCAATAAAGCGAAGTAACCCGAGGCAGATGCCTCAAGGGTTGCGGCACGAACGAGTTGGCAGTTGAGTTGCGAGCAGTTGCGCAAATTCGGGATTTAACTGGTAAAAGCCGGCTAAGTTGCAGGCAACGTGCGGTGATTGGCGTCTTCGCAGTAGGGGGGTAGATAGAATCCGCGCCCCTTACTATTCATCAAGATGATGACGCTATGTTCAGAAAAATAATCAGAAAAGACCTGTACGTCTGCGCGCTAGCCCTGGCTTTGACCCCGCTGAGCGCGGCGGTTGCTGAGGTCAACCAGGCCCCTGAAGTGCGTGGCCACAGTGAGCACATCGCAGCTGGCAAAGTGAATGCCAGCTGGATCTGGGCACGCGATGCAGAAGGCGACCGGATCACTTTTGCGATTACCAAGCAGCCCAAGTACGGCCGTATCCAGCTGGACTGGAACACTGGGCGTTATGAGTATCAGCCGACGGCCAACGCTACTGGCCATTACGACGAGTTTGAATACCGCGCCACCGATGGCAAGAGCTGGTCGGCACCTGCCGTGGTGCAACTTAACCTGTTGCCTGTTGCCTGTTGCCTGCTGACGGCGGGGCCGGTAACCGTGCCCCAGAGGCCACCAGTCAGGTTCTAGCAGTGAACGCGGGTACGCTGTTTGAAGCGACTTTGCTGGGCCGCGATGCGGACCGCGATCCGCTGACGTTCAGCATCATTGATTACCCACGCTTGGGTAGCCTAAAACTGGATGCTAAAACCGGTCGTTATAGCTATCGGGCCTATCGTGATCAGAGCGCCCAGGACAGCTTCAGCTACCAGATCAGGGACAGCAAGCATGCCCACTCCGGCATTACCAAGGTTCGCCTGGAACTGCGTAGCGCCGCGCAACCGCCTGTTACGCCTCCCGTTACACCACCAGTGCAACCCCCTATAGAGCCGCCTGTTGTACCGCAACCACCGGTGCAGCCAACGCTGCCGCCGCTGGACCCCTTGCTGCGGACTAAAGCGGATTTCTCGCCAATGGTCCGTGAGGTGCTGGATAACGAGTTCTTCGTCGAGCATTTCCAGCATGCCAAGGCTGGTCGTCTGGAGGCGGTATTGGCTTCCATCGACTTTCTGGCCCGCCAGCAACAGATTCAGGACCCTGACCTGAACAAGCTTCTG
Encoded here:
- the tkt gene encoding transketolase encodes the protein MPSRRERANAIRALSMDAVQKANSGHPGAPMGMADIAEVLWRDFLKHNPSNPNFADRDRFVLSNGHGSMLIYSLLHLTGYDLGIEDLKNFRQLHSRTPGHPEYGYTPGVETTTGPLGQGIANAVGFAIAEKVLGAQFNRDGHQIVGHFTYAFLGDGCMMEGISHEVCSLAGTLGLGKLVAFYDDNGISIDGEVEGWFTDDTPARFEAYGWQVIRNVDGHDADEIKMAIETARKTSDRPTLICCKTTIGFGSPNKQGKEECHGAPLGNDEIALTRATLGWNHGPFEIPADIYAEWDAKQAGAAAEAAWNDKFAAYAAAYPELASEFKRRISGELPADFAEKAAAYIKDVAEKGETIASRKASQNTLNAFGPLLPEFLGGSADLAGSNLTLWKGCKGVSADDASGNYMFYGVREFGMSSIMNGVALHGGFVPYGATFLIFMEYARNAVRMSALMKQRVLYVFTHDSIGLGEDGPTHQPIEQLASLRGTPNLDTWRPCDAVESAVAWKYAIERNDGPSALIFSRQNLPHQSRDAQQLADVARGGYVLKDCAGEPELILIATGSEVGLAMQAAAKLEEQGRKVRVVSMPSTSVFDQQDAGYKQAVLPLQVSARIAIEASHADYWYKYVGLEGRIIGMTTFGESAPAPALFEEFGFTVENILETAAELLDA
- the epd gene encoding erythrose-4-phosphate dehydrogenase is translated as MSKRPYRIALNGYGRIGRCVLRALHERGAGAQLEIVALNDLAEQASIEYLTRFDSTHGRFPGEVKVDGDCLHINGDCVKVLRQASPEAIDWAALDIDLLLECSGQYTSRSEAQRFIEAGAPRVLLSQPMASEADIDATVVYGVNQDCLSGAELLVSNASCTTNCGVPLLKLLNETVGIDYVSITTIHSAMNDQPVIDAYHHEDLRRTRSAFQSVIPVSTGLARGVERLLPELSGRIQAKAIRVPTVNVSCLDITLQTARDTSTEEINRVLRQAAESGPLKGLLAYTELPHASCDFNHDPHSAIVDGSQTRVSGPRLVNLLAWFDNEWGFANRMLDVAEHFLSLTTPAPVKD
- a CDS encoding phosphoglycerate kinase — translated: MTVLKMTDLDLAGKRVLIREDLNVPVKDGAVKSAARILASLPTIKLALEKGAAVMVCSHLGRPTEGEFSEENSLAPVAAYLSKALGRDVPLVKDYLGGVELKAGEIVLFENVRFNKGEKKNADELAQQYAALCDVFVMDAFGTAHRAEGSTHGVAKFAKVACAGPLLAAELEALGKALGNPAKPMAAIVAGSKVSTKLDVLNSLSQICDQLIVGGGIANTFLAAAGFPVGKSLYEADLVEAAKAIAAKVSVPLPVDVVVAKAFAEDAEATVKLVADVAEDDMILDIGPQTAAQFAELLKSSKTILWNGPVGVFEFDQFGNGTKVLAQAIAESPAFSIAGGGDTLAAIDKYSVGAQISYISTGGGAFLEFVEGKVLPAVEVLEQRAKA
- a CDS encoding MliC family protein — encoded protein: MKRITLLTLLSLLGACASQPAPSDNWTRWVCDSQTEVLWRFADSSRESVDVRLGGGDIVYRLTQEPAGSGALYSDGLLSFHTKGEEGLVYWTAKDDLIGRGCKAP
- the fba gene encoding class II fructose-bisphosphate aldolase (catalyzes the reversible aldol condensation of dihydroxyacetonephosphate and glyceraldehyde 3-phosphate in the Calvin cycle, glycolysis, and/or gluconeogenesis), coding for MALISMRQMLDHAAEFGYGVPAFNVNNLEQMRAIMEAADKTDSPVIVQASAGARKYAGAPFLRHLILAAIEEFPHIPVCMHQDHGTSPDVCQRSIQLGFSSVMMDGSLKEDGKTPADYDYNVRVTQQTVAFAHACGVSVEGELGCLGSLETGMAGEEDGVGAEGVLDHSQMLTDPEEAADFVKRTQVDALAIAIGTSHGAYKFTKPPTGDILAIDRIKEIHKRIPNTHLVMHGSSSVPQEWLAIINQYGGDIKETYGVPVEEIVEGIKYGVRKVNIDTDLRLASTGAMRRLMATNPSEFDPRKFFGATVTAMRDICIARYEAFGTAGNASKIKPISLEGMFQRYAKGELAAKVN
- a CDS encoding Ig-like domain-containing protein, whose amino-acid sequence is MFRKIIRKDLYVCALALALTPLSAAVAEVNQAPEVRGHSEHIAAGKVNASWIWARDAEGDRITFAITKQPKYGRIQLDWNTGRYEYQPTANATGHYDEFEYRATDGKSWSAPAVVQLNLLPVACCLLTAGPVTVPQRPPVRF